GCGAGAAATTTCATGAGCGGACCAAAAAATGGGCCTATCGAAACAAGGATATAATCCTCAATCAGCTGAAACGGATCGGCTGTTCCTGCGATTGGGAGCGGACCCGATTCACGATCGATGAATCATTGTCGAAAGCGGTGACCGAGGTCTTCATCCGGCTTTATAAAAAGGATTTGATTTATCGCGGGAATCGGATTGTCAACTGGTGCCCCTCATGCCAGACCTCTCTATCCGACGATGAGGTGGAGTTCGAGGAGAGAGACAGCCATCTCTGGTATATCAAATATAAATTGCAGGGAAGCGATGATTTCCTGACGGTCGCCACTACCCGCCCCGAGACAATGCTGGGAGATACGGCGCTGGCGGTCAATCCGAAAGACGCCAAATATAAGAAATTTGTCGGCAAGACGGTGATCCTGCCAATTCTGGAACGGGAGATTCCGATTATTGCCGATGCCTTTGTCGATCCGGCTTTTGGCACGGGCGTGGTCAAAGTTACGCCAGCGCACGATCCGAACGATTTTGAAATAGGCAAGCGGCATGATCTCGAGGAAATAAACATTCTCAATGTCGATGGTACGCTCAACGCCAACGCCGGAAAATTCAAGGGGCTCGATCGCTACGAGGCTCGCAAGCAGTTGGTCAAGGAACTGGAGAAAAAGGGATATCTGGAGAAAATAGACCCCTATCATCTGGCGCTGGGAACCTGTTACCGCTGTCATAAGGATATTGAGCCGTATCTCTCGGTGCAGTGGTTTGTCCGGATGGCGCCGCTGGCCCAACCGGCGGTAGCAGCAGTCCAGAACGGTGAACTGCGTTTCCACCCCGATTATTGGTCCAAGACCTATCTTCACTGGACCGAGAATATCCGCGACTGGTGCATTTCCCGTCAATTATGGTGGGGCCACCGGATACCGGTTTATTATTGCGAGTGCGGCGAAATGATCGTGGCGGCGGCGCGTCCTGAAAAATGCCCCAAATGCGGCGGCACGGAATTGGCTCAGGATGAAGATGTTCTCGATACCTGGTTTTCATCCTGGCTCTGGCCTTTCTCCACTTTCGGCTGGCCCGAAAGGGACCCGCTTCTGGATTATTTTTATCCCACCCGGGTTCTGGTTACCGCCTCCGAAATTATTTTCCTCTGGGTGGCGCGGATGGTTATGGCCGGTTATGAGTTTATGGGGAAACTGCCGTTTAACGATGTTTATATTCATGGGACGGTCCGCGATGCCAATGGAATCAAAATGTCCAAATCGCTCGGGAACGGCATCGACCCACTCGAGATCGTCGATAAGTACGGCGCCGACGCGCTCCGGATTTCTCTGGTGCTGGCCACCCCCGATGGACAGGATCCCTGGATATCCAAGAATGCTTTCGAGATCGGGCGCAACTTTGTCAACAAGCTGTATCAGGCCTCCCGATTTGTGATGATGCGGATCGGCGATAAAAAATTCGATATCAACTCCATTTCCGATGACGACCTGATTCTGGTCGACCGCTGGATATTGAGCCGCCTCGAAAAAACGATCGAGACGGTGGATACCAATTTTAAGGAGTTCAAACTTTCCGCGGCGGCCAAGAGCCTCTATAGTTTCACCTGGAACGATTTCTGTTCTTGGTATAAAAATTCTGAAGTTGCTGCATCCTTTTGTCCCCTTTGTCACCGAGGAAATCAATGACAGCCTGCGGGCCTCATTTCCAGACAAAGAAGAAACCCTTGTTTTCGGCCCCTGGCCGACCGAAACGTCTCGTTTCCGGGATGATAAGCTTGAGGCCTCTCTGGAGGTTATTCAGACCGTGGTTAACGCCGTCCGTTCAGTCCGCGCCGAGATGAATGTTCCGCCGGGAAAGCGCTCCGACCTTTATGTTCGCATTAAAGACAAGCAGATGGCAAAATTGCTGGAGGATTACCAGGAGTATTTTCGGAGCCTGGCCAAGATCAACAATCTGCATATCGGCGAGAAAATAAAAAAGCCGGGACTTTCCGCATCAGCGGTCATTTCCGGCGCCGAGATATTTATTCCACTGGAGGGGTTGATCAATGTTGAGGCCGAAAAGAGCCGTCTGGAAAAGGAATTGAGTAATCTGAAAGACCAATTGGAGAAGCTCTCTAAGAAATTGGCCAATGCCGATTTCCTTAAGAACGCCCCGGGGGATATAATCGAGAAAGAGAAGGTCAGAAAAGCCGATTTCGAGGAGCGAGTGGAGAAACTCAATAGCAACCTCGAGCAGCTCATGGGTTGGTAAGGACTACTCCCCTTTCAAACCTTTATCGAAAAAACAAAACGGCCGCCCCGAGAGGCGGCCGTTCAAGTTTGGAATATTGGGCCGGTTTCCCTTAATTCGTCTCAGCGAATTCCTCAAGATAGCTGGCAATCGGCCGCGCGCCGGCCGCATCCGGAAAAGATGAAATCTCAACCGGGATCAAATATTCCGCCGGATTGTTAAAATAATCGTTGCAGAAATTATTGACCATTTCCGATAGACGACGAACCGCCGCTTCGGCTCCCTGCCGCGGCGTCTCCGGGAACAATAGCCCGATCCGGGGCCGACCCGAATTCGAAACAGCATCAATCTCGCGAATTGAACCTCGCATTACTCCGCCCAATGCCGCGACAAACTTCTCCCGTAATTCTTCCTTGTCCGTCCCGTATCCGGAGATACTCTCCAGTATCGGGCCGAGATTAAAGACCACCAAGGAAACAAAAATTCTGTATCGCTCGGCTCTCTTTAACTCGAAATCAATCCTTGAAGCAAAGTTACTCAAAGCTGACCAATCTCCCTGATTTCTCAATAGACTCCGATTCACTATTTATCAATCCTACCTTTATAAAAAGGCAATTATCCATAATAAGTGGAGCAATTATCGTTCCATCATGACTATGGAACCGCAAAATTTGCAAAATGTTGCTGATTGGGCCGCGCTATTTCAGAAACGCTCTGTATTCATTGGCCAAGAGTCAATTTCATTGGTGACTTACAGGTGGACAACCTGTTAATAACTTATCCACAGATAATTAATATGCAATCGTTTGCTTATTTAATGAATGGTGATGTCAAAGATATACAATTCCTGTCACACTATCAAACTTGCTATTTGGCTGTGTTCAGGTTGTACTCTTTGATCTTATAGAGCAGAGAACGATAGCTGATTTCCAGGATATCAGCCGCTTTGCGCCGATTCCAATTGGTCTTATTGAGGACCTCGCTGATGAGTTTCTTCTCTTCCTGAGCTATTGCGGTTCCTATCCGTCTCTTCAGTGAGAAGGCATTTCCATCTGTCTCAAGGTGTAAGGATTTGGCGGCGGTGTCCCCGTTTTCAGGTGAATACCGATAATCAGTCACCGCATCGCTATTAGCAATTAGCTCGGTTACAATCGATTCATCTCCTCTTACCAATACCTGCTTAATCAAGTTTTCCAGTTGCCGAACATTGCCGGGCCAGGAAAAATCGAGAAGCCGGGACATAGTTTCCGGAGAAAGAGCCGGGTAATTGCGCTGATATAGACTGTTGTAACGTTGCAGGAAGTGGGTTACCAGCAATGGAATATCTTCCTGGCGCTGCCGCAATGGCGGCAGTAGGATGGTTATTTCGTTAAGTCGATAAAAAAGGTCATCGCGGAACAACTGGCGGCGAATGGCATCCTCAAGGTTCTTGTTCGTGGCGCATATAATTCTGACATCGACATGTATATTATGGATGCCGCCGACCCGCACAAATTCCTGCTGTTCGAGAACCTGCAATAGTTTGGATTGAAGTTCGAGCGGCATATCCCCGATTTCATCCAGGAAAATGCTTCCCTTATTGGCCACCTCAAAGCGCCCGGGCTTCGTTTTGTGCGCTCCGGTGAAAGCTCCCTTTTCATACCCAAACAGTTCTGCTTCCAGAAGGTCTCGAGGGATCGCGGCGCAGTTGACTTTGGTAAATGGTTCTTCGGCCCGGCCGGAAAGATTATGGAGCAATCGCGCCACGATTTCCTTGCCGGTTCCTGATTCACCTCGAATCAGGACGGTCAATTCGGAACCAGCCACCTGCTCAATAATGCTGTTAACCTGCATCATTTTGGGTGAGTCGCCGATAAACTGTTCATATTGGCTGCGTGATTTAAGTTCGGATTTAAGATGCTTGAGCTCCTGACGCAGTTTCCCCTTCTCTATTACCGATTGAATATGTATCTCTACTTCTTTAACATCAAAAGGCTTGTTGAGAAATTCCGAGGCTCCCAGCTGCATCGATTCAACAATGTTCTTGGTTTCTCCATGGCCGGAGAGCATGATGACATCGGGACGATTCGGCGCCTTGTTCAATTTCTCGAGAACTTCCAGTCCCGTCATCCCCGCCATTTTGATATCCAGTAAAATGAGATCAGGCTTTTCAGTGGAAACCATCTGAATCCCCTCGGCACCATCGCGGGCCGAGACAAAATCATAATTAGCCGATAACCCCTCGCTCAAAATCCAGGAAATCTTGGGGTCATCATCGATTATAAGGATTTTAATCTTTTCTTTTTTCATACGAAATAGTTTGCACTCTCTTTATTTATCGTCAATGTATAACAAAAATCAACCCCCAATTGGCACTTTTTGTGCTTTTTTTTGCAATATTTTGCAATAGCTAAATCGGGAAATATAACGTGAAGTCGGTTCCCTTCCCATATTCAGAGTCAATTTTGAGCGTTCCACCATGGGCGGCGATAATCCTTTCGACCACGGCCAGCCCCAGACCGGTTCCAGTCGCTTTAGTAGTGTAATATCGTTCAAAGACTTTGGCCAGATTCTCCTTTTTGATCCCGGCGCCGTTATCGGAAACGGTCACGGCCAGAAAGTCTGATTTTTTGAATGATGGACGGTCAATTCGTCCCCAAACACGAATCTGTCCCCCCTCCTTAATCGCATCAACCGAGTTGAGGAAAAGATTCAGGAATATCTCCAGAATCTGGTTTTTGTTTACCGGGATTTCCCAGTTACAGGTCTCATATTCGTCAGAGAAAGTAATCTCCTTCTTCTTGAATTCCGGCTTTAATAGTTCGGCGGCGCGCTTGATAATTTTTCTGATATCTCGAATCTCGGTCTCGTACTTATGGGGCCGGGAAAAATCAACCAGTTCCTTTACCAGGTCATTGAGACGATGAATTTCTTCCTCGGCCATGGCAAAGAACTCGGCATCCTTGGCCATTTCAGGCCCTTTATCTCGGAGGATTTGGATCCACCCTTTGATATTGGTCAGCGGTTTTCGGAGATCGTGGGAGATTTCGGATATCATATTTCCCATGGTGAGAAGACGAGTCGCATTTAGAAGCGCTTTCTCCCTTTCGTAAAAGACCGATGCATGCGATATAATCAGGCGCGCCAGAGAGATTTCCTGAGATGTATAGGCTCTATCGCTGTCGGAGCCAAGGCAATAAATATGTCTCAATTCACCTTCCTGGAGCACCGGCAAGGCGGTAAAATTGGAACGCGGTTTGGGATAGGCAGGGCATAGAGCAATATGATCGGCCAGGTACTTCGACAATCCGGAAATATCATCAAGATCGATCTGTTCCAGTTCCAGATTATCAACCACAATTTCCTCGGTCTTGACCAGGTCGAGATTGATTGAGCCACTATCGGTCAGCGGAATATTGGTTCCAGCCGCTCCGATAGGGTTCAGGCTTCCGGCCCCCGATTGCCATTCAAACCAGAGGGCAAAATCGATCGGCATCAATTTCTTGAGATATTCAAAGACGGCCTGCCGCATCGCCGCCACCGAACCGACCGAGGAGAGCCGCTGGGAAAGCTCAAAGAGGATGGAGAATTCCCGGAGTTTCTGCAAATTGTTTTCAAACTGGCGGACATCGTCAATGGCAACGGCGGCCTGGGAAGCAAAAGTCGTGAGTAGCTTCAGGTCATGCTCGGTGAATCTCTGGCCGCCCTGTTTGTTGGCCATGTTGATGACCCCCATGATTCGCTCGCTGACTTTTAACGGGACACAAAGCAGGGAAGCCGAACTATAGCGCTCCTTATTTATCCTTTTAAATCGTTCATCCTTTTCAACATCGTCGACAATCAGAGGGGCGCCCGATTGTGCCACATATCCGGCGATGGAGGAGCCGACCGGCAGCCTGACTGTTTCGGCCAGCTTCTTATCGAGCCCTATCGAGGATTCAATGGTCAGGAATTCACCAGACGGGTTGATTAGCATCAGGGAGCCGATTTCTGCCTGAGTCACTCCCGCCGCCAGAGTGACAATCTTGTTAAGCAGCTCTTTTAAGTTTAGAGTCGAACCAAGCGATTTGCCCGCTTCATAAAGAGCATTAATTTCCTGGAGGCGGTTATTAAGATTAAGATTGACCAGTTTGAGATCCTCAACGAGTCTTTTGCGGGCGATATCGGATTCTCGTTTTTCCAGCCCTCTTTTTACCGAGATGGCCAACTGCGAAAATTCAACCGGTTTGAGGAGGTATTCAAAAGCGCCGTTCCTTATCGCCTCGAGGGCTGTTTCCAGCGAAGCATAGCCCGTCATAAGAATGACGATGGCCCCCGGGTCGACTTCCCGCGCGACTCGAAGGATATCCAGTCCCGAAAGATGCGGCATCTTTATATCGGTCAGGATCAGGTCGAATCGCTCTCTTTTAAGCTTCTCGACCGCATCAACCGCCGACTGAGTGGTGACGACCTTATAGCCGTTACCTGAAAGAAGTTTTTCCAGAGATTCGCACATCCGCACCTCATCATCGATTACCAGAATTCTTTCAGATACGCCAGTCATACGCCTTTTCCTTCTGTTCTATCGGCAGGACAATTTCAAAACATCCCCCGGTATCGGCATTATGATACTCTATCGACCCACCGTGATTTTTAATTATGCCGTAACAGACAGAAAGTCCCAGACCGCTCCCTCCCCGTTCCTCTTTGGTCGTAAAAAACGGCTCGAAAATATATTGAATATGCTGGGGGTCAATTCCAGGCCCGGTATCTTTCATACATAACCTGATAGTATGGTCGTGGGATTTGACTGAGATTTCCACCGCCCCTCCATCTTTTATCGCCTCTTTGGCATTTATGAGGAGGTTCAAAAAGACCTGTTTGAGCCCATCGGGCCAGGCCATAATGTGAGGCGTTTCCATTTCAGCATTCAGGGTCATTTTCACACCGGCCTCATCCATCTGGCGCTGCATCAGCGCCACAACCTCGTTGATAAGCCCAACCAGATCGGTTCGGACAAACTTGATAACCCGAGGACGATAAAAATCGAGCAATTGCCGGACAATCATGGCAATGCGGTCAATTTCCTGGCTGACAACATTCAGATATTCCGCGGTCGGGCCTTTCTCCTCGAGATCGCGGCTAATGAGAAGCAAGTAATTTTTTATTATCCCCAGAGGATTATTTACCTCATGGGCAATCTTGGCTGAAAGCTCGCCCAGCGCCGCCAGTCTTTCCGACTGCAGCAGCAATTCCTGAGCCTTTTGCAGCTTATTCAACGCCTCTTCTTCCGATTCATACAATCGGGCGTTTTCAATCGAAACGGCCGTCTGATTGGCCAGAATGGAAAGAAATTCGATATCGTCATCAAGATAGGGTTGATGGGAGGCTTTATCGGAGATAATCAAGAAGCCTCGCAGCTTGGTCTGGAAAATGAGCGGGACGACCAGCCCGGCGGGAAAATGCCGGATAAAGCCGATATCATCGGTGGGCGCAAATTTCCGCTCGATATCCTCAAGCTGAACGGGGCGATTAAGGGCGGTAATATAGCGCCCGAAACGTCCCTCGGGATCGATGGTAATCGATTCATCGGGAAAGGGCGCCGACCCTTTCACTCGTGCCAGTCGGAACTCTTTCTTGCCTATTTCGAGGGGAAGATATAAGACCGCCTTGGCGGCTCCCATCTGCCCCATCGAGGTCAGGACAAAGGAATCCAGAAGGGTTTCATAATTGAGAACCGCATTGAAATTGCGGCTCAATTCAAAAATAGTGTAAAGGTCGAAAAGCTTTCGTTTCAAGTGGCGGTTGGAGGCGGTTAATTCCACCAGCTTCTGATTGACTTCGGCCCGGAGCGACCGCTCCGAATTGGTCTTGGTCTTCTTGGCGCCTTTTTTATCTTTCATAAATCCTATCCATCCCGGCCATAAACTCACCCACCCCATAATGTGAACCGCAGACAATTACTATATCGTCCGGGGCAGCCGAATTTATCATCATCTTTGCCGCCGTTGTGAGGCTGGCGAAGGTCCTGACCCAAGAAACTTTTCGGTCGAACAGGGATGCAATCTCCTGGGGCGAGGCGGTGCGAGGCGTATCCAGACGGGCCACCGCCACTCTTCTCACAATCGGAATTAGCGGTTTTATAGTTCCTCTCAGATCCTTGGTATTCACCAGCCCGATGACCATGTCG
This is a stretch of genomic DNA from Candidatus Zixiibacteriota bacterium. It encodes these proteins:
- a CDS encoding GAF domain-containing protein, whose translation is MTGVSERILVIDDEVRMCESLEKLLSGNGYKVVTTQSAVDAVEKLKRERFDLILTDIKMPHLSGLDILRVAREVDPGAIVILMTGYASLETALEAIRNGAFEYLLKPVEFSQLAISVKRGLEKRESDIARKRLVEDLKLVNLNLNNRLQEINALYEAGKSLGSTLNLKELLNKIVTLAAGVTQAEIGSLMLINPSGEFLTIESSIGLDKKLAETVRLPVGSSIAGYVAQSGAPLIVDDVEKDERFKRINKERYSSASLLCVPLKVSERIMGVINMANKQGGQRFTEHDLKLLTTFASQAAVAIDDVRQFENNLQKLREFSILFELSQRLSSVGSVAAMRQAVFEYLKKLMPIDFALWFEWQSGAGSLNPIGAAGTNIPLTDSGSINLDLVKTEEIVVDNLELEQIDLDDISGLSKYLADHIALCPAYPKPRSNFTALPVLQEGELRHIYCLGSDSDRAYTSQEISLARLIISHASVFYEREKALLNATRLLTMGNMISEISHDLRKPLTNIKGWIQILRDKGPEMAKDAEFFAMAEEEIHRLNDLVKELVDFSRPHKYETEIRDIRKIIKRAAELLKPEFKKKEITFSDEYETCNWEIPVNKNQILEIFLNLFLNSVDAIKEGGQIRVWGRIDRPSFKKSDFLAVTVSDNGAGIKKENLAKVFERYYTTKATGTGLGLAVVERIIAAHGGTLKIDSEYGKGTDFTLYFPI
- a CDS encoding sigma-54 dependent transcriptional regulator, which produces MKKEKIKILIIDDDPKISWILSEGLSANYDFVSARDGAEGIQMVSTEKPDLILLDIKMAGMTGLEVLEKLNKAPNRPDVIMLSGHGETKNIVESMQLGASEFLNKPFDVKEVEIHIQSVIEKGKLRQELKHLKSELKSRSQYEQFIGDSPKMMQVNSIIEQVAGSELTVLIRGESGTGKEIVARLLHNLSGRAEEPFTKVNCAAIPRDLLEAELFGYEKGAFTGAHKTKPGRFEVANKGSIFLDEIGDMPLELQSKLLQVLEQQEFVRVGGIHNIHVDVRIICATNKNLEDAIRRQLFRDDLFYRLNEITILLPPLRQRQEDIPLLVTHFLQRYNSLYQRNYPALSPETMSRLLDFSWPGNVRQLENLIKQVLVRGDESIVTELIANSDAVTDYRYSPENGDTAAKSLHLETDGNAFSLKRRIGTAIAQEEKKLISEVLNKTNWNRRKAADILEISYRSLLYKIKEYNLNTAK
- a CDS encoding ATP-binding protein; translated protein: MKDKKGAKKTKTNSERSLRAEVNQKLVELTASNRHLKRKLFDLYTIFELSRNFNAVLNYETLLDSFVLTSMGQMGAAKAVLYLPLEIGKKEFRLARVKGSAPFPDESITIDPEGRFGRYITALNRPVQLEDIERKFAPTDDIGFIRHFPAGLVVPLIFQTKLRGFLIISDKASHQPYLDDDIEFLSILANQTAVSIENARLYESEEEALNKLQKAQELLLQSERLAALGELSAKIAHEVNNPLGIIKNYLLLISRDLEEKGPTAEYLNVVSQEIDRIAMIVRQLLDFYRPRVIKFVRTDLVGLINEVVALMQRQMDEAGVKMTLNAEMETPHIMAWPDGLKQVFLNLLINAKEAIKDGGAVEISVKSHDHTIRLCMKDTGPGIDPQHIQYIFEPFFTTKEERGGSGLGLSVCYGIIKNHGGSIEYHNADTGGCFEIVLPIEQKEKAYDWRI